In a genomic window of Magnolia sinica isolate HGM2019 chromosome 14, MsV1, whole genome shotgun sequence:
- the LOC131225037 gene encoding UPF0481 protein At3g47200-like has protein sequence MDDDKMSCGQEVGMSSGEASMRSLHEIECPVSGAAIGNSSIESADLPLSCAEADVEVSCSTVSMFKTHMAVGNFFTQFVGTQSGTTSVSLPVYSPTIYKVPQRIRQANKHAFDPYKPQIVSIGPYHKEKEFEKHKQLYRDSILSRNPNHPLGDYHTAIAKLETEARSCYSEHVGLDRNEFVEMMMLDGCFIVELFLRIKEKKFEEEDPIFRTIWMLPLIRYDMLLLENQIPFFVLEIIYEMASTLGNGSLVELALDFFERIIEHKIEVSKDLINGHYFHLLHLFHSYLMPTPREKSKKCKIQMCLCSKCSSEAKLPIKNTTIKNKAKLPIRNTTIKMIPCAVELQLAGVKFKKKKDFSSFLDVKFSCGVLEIPYLCVDDCTNTLLRNLVALEQFCYPGVKTIHFTNYVGFMDCLINTSKDVALLHRKGIIDHLLGSDGHVADLFNHLCYGIFNDFEDHNYLSGIYKDVHKYYNTPCNRCWARLRSDYFTNPWAGLSSAAAVLLIVVTIFQTIYTILSYYQGPSS, from the coding sequence ATGGATGATGACAAGATGTCATGTGGGCAAGAAGTTGGCATGTCAAGTGGGGAAGCATCGATGCGATCTCTGCATGAGATTGAATGCCCGGTAAGTGGGGCAGCAATCGGTAATTCCTCGATAGAATCTGCAGATTTGCCTCTGTCATGTGCGGAAGCGGACGTCGAAGTATCATGCAGTACAGTCAGCATGTTCAAGACGCATATGGCCGTCGGCAATTTCTTCACGCAATTTGTCGGCACCCAATCAGGCACCACATCCGTTTCCTTGCCAGTTTACTCGCCAACCATTTACAAAGTTCCACAAAGAATCCGGCAAGCAAACAAGCATGCGTTCGATCCGTACAAGCCCCAGATCGTGTCGATCGGCCCGTACCATAAGGAGAAAGAATTTGAAAAGCACAAACAGCTGTACCGAGATTCAATCCTCTCCCGCAATCCCAATCATCCGTTGGGGGACTACCACACGGCGATTGCGAAATTGGAGACTGAAGCGCGAAGTTGCTACTCCGAGCATGTCGGCCTGGATCGCAACGAGTTTGTCGAAATGATGATGCTTGATGGTTGCTTCATTGTTGAGCTCTTTCTcaggataaaagaaaagaaattcgAGGAAGAGGACCCTATATTTCGTACGATTTGGATGCTGCCTCTTATCAGGTATGATATGCTCCTCCTCGAAAATCAAATTCCCTTCTTTGTCCTGGAGATTATTTACGAAATGGCTAGTACTCTGGGGAACGGTTCACTTGTGGAACTCGCCCTTGATTTCTTCGAACGCATCATAGAACACAAGATCGAGGTTTCCaaggatctgatcaatggtcACTACTTCCATCTGCTCCATTTGTTCCACTCGTATTTGATGCCGACACCTAGAGAGAAGTCCAAAAAATGTAAGATACAAATGTGCTTGTGCTCGAAATGTTCAAGTGAGGCCAAGTTGCCTATTAAAAACACTACAATCAAGAATAAGGCCAAGTTGCCTATTAGAAACACTACAATCAAGATGATCCCTTGTGCGGTTGAACTCCAACTTGCCGGGGTCAAGTTCAAGAAGAAAAAGGACTTCAGTAGCTTCTTGGATGTGAAATTTAGTTGCGGGGTGTTGGAAATCCCTTACTTGTGTGTAGATGACTGTACCAATACTCTCCTTCGGAACCTTGTAGCGTTGGAACAATTCTGCTACCCAGGTGTTAAAACGATCCATTTCACGAATTACGTTGGGTTCATGGATTGCCTTATCAACACATCCAAGGATGTGGCATTACTCCATCGCAAGGGGATCATAGATCATTTGTTGGGAAGTGATGGGCATGTGGCAGACTTATTCAACCACCTCTGCTATGGGATATTCAATGATTTCGAGGATCATAATTACCTTTCCGGTATATACAAGGATGTGCATAAATATTACAACACCCCATGCAACAGGTGTTGGGCGAGATTGAGGAGTGATTATTTCACCAATCCGTGGGCCGGCCTTTCCTCGGCAGCGGCCGTACTCCTCATCGTGGTCACTATCTTCCAAACTATCTACACTATCCTTTCTTACTACCAGGGACCTAGTTCTTGA